The Miscanthus floridulus cultivar M001 chromosome 7, ASM1932011v1, whole genome shotgun sequence genome includes a region encoding these proteins:
- the LOC136463322 gene encoding vacuolar protein sorting-associated protein 32 homolog 1-like: MFQLLVLYREGTRWLPTLRDAEMLMLEGAKATTETVDAVRTGAAAMKVMQKARYVGTHPCSEQQQQLLQQAEAL, encoded by the exons ATGTTCCAGCTGCTGGTGCTGTACAGGGAGGGGACTCGTTGGCTGCCGACTCTGCGAGACGCTG AGATGCTCATGTTAGAAGGAGCTAAAGCTACAACAGAGACTGTTGATGCAGTGAGAACTGGAGCTGCAGCGATGAAAGTAATGCAAAAGGCAAG GTACGTGGGTACACACCCCTgttcagagcagcagcagcaacttcTCCAGCAGGCGGAAGCACTGTAG